Within Wyeomyia smithii strain HCP4-BCI-WySm-NY-G18 chromosome 2, ASM2978416v1, whole genome shotgun sequence, the genomic segment ttaaataacATAATTTAAGCCGAATAAAATTCGTAGAACAAATGGGTAATCCATTCGACTTCAAAGATGTATCGCCGCTGCTCAACACAGTTCTTATATACACCACGTTTGGAAAGTTTTCCAGCGAATATACTTTAAACCACCCAAACGTGCAACGTTTGATGAACTCTGGTGAAACATTCGACATTGTTATAGTTGAGACGTTTCTCACGGAAGCCATCTACGGTTTAGCACAGCACTTCAATGCTTCACTAATCACATATTCGCCCTTCGGGAGCTCGCTGTGGACGGCGGAACTTACCGGGAGCCCAACGCCGACTTCGCATATTCCTAATTCCTGGTTGTACTATGACGACAAGATGACTTTCTACGAACGGCTGTGGAATGTAGTTCTAAATTGGTGGGATAACTTATTGTACCGTGGAGTTCATTTACCAAGCCAGAATGCGATCTACCGGAAAGCTTTTCCTAACGCACAAATAACTTTTGAGCAGCAGATGAGGAGCGTCTCACTGGTGCTGTTGAATGATCACTTTAGTTTGGGATCAATACGACCCTATTCACCGAATATGATTGAAGTTGGGGGAGTACAAATTGAAGATGTTAAACCTCTACCTAAGGTGAGTTAAATGTTCATAGAATATGCCACTATAAGTGATCGTACATTTTTTTCAGGATATCGGAAAGTTTCTCGATGAAGCCACAGATGGTGCCATATACTTCAGCATGGGATCGTATCTGAAATCTACTGATTTGCCTAGAGCCAAAAGAGACGCATTCATCAGAGCATTCTCGCAGCTTAAGCAGCGGGTCCTTTGGAAGTTCGAAGATGATACGATTCCTCAAAAACCGGACAATTTGCTTATCAAACCATGGCTGCCCCAAAACGACATATTGGCACATCCAAacatgaaactttttatcaccCATGGAGGACTGCTGGGAACCACCGAAGCTCTCTTCCATGGTAAACCCACCGTCGGAATTCCTATCTTCGGCGATCAGATGATGAATGTCCGCCGAGCAACTCGGCTGGGATACGGGACATTGTTGGATTTGAACGACGTTACGGAACAGAGCGTACTGGCCGTGATTGATGAAGTCCTGAATAACACACGCTACAGCGAAACTGTTCGACTTATCTCCCAGCGTTATCACGACAAACCGATGACGGCAAAACAAACGGCACTGTACTGGATAGAGTACGTGATAAGGCACCGCGGCGCTAGTCATCTTCGCTCACCGGCGGTCGAGCTTGCAGTAGTAGAATATAATCAGCTGGACGTACTCTCGGTACTAGTCCTTATCATGGGTGTGATTGTGTTTGTTAGTTTTTGGGTGTTGCGATTTGCTTGCCGAAAATTACGAGCACCATCGATaatttcgaataaaaaaatagactaaagaGCGTTCGCAATCGAACTTTTCATGACCTTTCGTGTAATCCACGCTCGGGTGACAAAAAGATAAGCAAGCATATTTATTcctaaattaaaattttattcagcaaACAGTGTCAGTTTTGGGTTCAAAATGGTCACCCATAAAGTTGTTGTGCTGTTCTTCACCGTGTACTTCGTGGCCTCAAGCGAGAGTGCCAGAATTTTGGGCGTTCTTCCAACGGGTGGAAAATCTCACGACATTGTTGGAACTGCAATCATGAAACCGTTAGCGGAAGCAGGTCACGATGTTACCGTCataaccgcgtatccttcgaaAAACAAACCGGACAATTATCGAGAAATTGAACTGACAGGTTTACTGGAAGCCCATTCGGAAGACGGACACAATATATTCGATATGCAAGGTGGAATTTTTTCTGCCCTAATGGTGCTGTTAGTGTTGTACGAAATGTTTCCTTCCTTGATGTTCGAAGAAGTTATGAACCATCCGAATGTTGTGAATCTTCGGAATTCCGATGAAAAATTCGATATAGTTATAGTTGAGACATTCGTTTCGGAATCGTTCTACGGATTGGCACAACACTTCGATGCTCAACTAGTCACCTTCTCCAGTTTCGGCAACACAATATGGACCAATGATCTGGTGGCAACTCCGGCACCCTATTCGCATGTGGCCCATTTTATGCTCGAATTTACAGACCACATGACCTTCTGGCAGCGGTTCGTGAATACAGCCTTCTCAATGTTTGATTACGTTTACTATGAACTCATCTATTTACGGAAGCAGAAGTACTACTACAATCAGGCATTCCCAAATGCAAAGATTACCTTCGAACAACAGCGAAACAATGTTTCGCTGGTGTTCCTCAACCAGCATTTCACACTGGGCAACGCCAGACCCTATCCTCCAAACATGGTTGAGATAGGCGGTATCCAGATTGAGCAACCAAATCCACTACCAGAGGTTCGTACACCTTTTAAACAATGTACAAGCTAAACTAATCTTTAACTCAATTTTAGGACCTTCAGAAGTACCTCGATGGAGCACCTGACGGCGTCATTTACTTCTGTATGGGATCGAACATCGCGTCTCAAGATCTTCCGGACGAAAAACGAGAAGCATTCTTGAGGGCCTTTTCCAAGCTAAAGCAGAAAGTTTTGTGGAAGTTCGAGAATGAAACTATTCCAAATCGACCAGCCAATTTAATGATCAAGGCATGGATGCCACAGAATGACATCCTCGCACATCCGAACGTCAAACTGTTCATTACACACGGAGGAAACTTGGGGGTAACGGAGTCTTTGTACCATGGCAAACCCTTGGTAGGCATTCCGATCTTCGGAGACCAGCTGATGAATATCGCTAGAGCCGTCCGCGCCGGATACGGCGTACTGTTGGACTTCAATGAAATTACCGAAGCAACGGTTACTCGAGCTATCACTGAAGTTTTAACCAATCCGACGTACAGCAAGAAAGCTCGATCTACAAGCGAAAGATTTCGAGATAAACCAATGACAACTCAGCAAACCGTTGTCCACTGGGTGGAATATTTGGTGAAGCACGGCGCTTCACATTTTTGCTCACCAGCTATGGATCTTTCCCTTCTTCAGTACCATCTTGTGGATGTATATGCTATGATGTTAGTCCTTCTCGGCAGTATGTTAGTAGTTTGTGGTCTTGCTACGAGAGCAGTTTGCcgcaaaatattcagaagaaaGGCTGCCGCAACCGATAAACGCAAGAAACAAGCGTAAAATAATGCTCAATATTAAGCCAAAACGAGCAGTTGTTTTTgttgttcagtatttaaaatGTAAGAATGGTTTCTAGAcaagttttatgatttttcattCAATACATTTAATTCAGTTtgctttttcataatttttcataactgaaatgattaaaaaaataaaaagttctcGACAAAGAATCACTTCCCATGGCATTTGTTATCTTTATCTTGTGATGGATTAGTAAAATTTCCTTCGAaacataaccgatttgttaTTTGGCGTAATGTATGATAAGAGCATCGTTTACAAACTGTCAAGGCTCTAAGATCATTAACATTAACAGACCATTAACTTGGAAATTGATAGCGGAACAAGTCCAAATAATACTCTGCACTATTCTTAAAACACGACATCTGTTATTTAGCGTTGTATACAATGTTGTATAGGGTaagaaacatattctaagcagctttagaaaccgcctgtgtattcagacgaaatacttcaaatatattgggtgaaatttaaacaaaagtatatcaatctgttttctatctttttctctgtcagaacatGTTTTCAGATCGTAAAACTAAGTAagcaaacttcaacaataatcaattaaggttaccaatcgagggacactattcaaATCACcccgaacatattttaagcagtttccatctgctttgcaggcgtttttttttcagcacccgatttgtttcgaatgatttttgttcacagatttctttgtgattaacagtatttcttatattcgtaagaccgctagacaaagttttcgttttcatcattgaaattgtcgatattgatcaaaattcaggagtctaagcctgttttcttcgactgattaaaataagtgccactgcttaagccgtttctTATCCTACAATCCGAAAGGAACTTTATAGATAGAAATAGCTTATGAGCCCATGAATTTTGTATTTTAGAACAAATGAAGTGAGGTTAAGCTTGAACGACTGcatatttcgtagttgctcttaCGTGATGGATTtcagctagtgaagttgcacaaagaaccaccgTGCCATCTTCAATGTAGCGTTTGCTTTTTGTTAAGATCGATAACGGCACTGGCTACGTCCTTAAGGTCAATTAGGAAAGGTAAAAGGGAAGTGTTACAAACGTTGTTGCAAGAGACccagtttacctctgcatctttaGCGACTAGAACGAATAGGTAGATTACTTTGTCACCATACTGGCGAATTTTTATACACGCTCATACTTTGTTTTCtgtactggtatgcattctgtaaaattggaaatgaaactggcaaatgttgcgtcagatttcaaacgataataacagcattggattattggatagataaaatgttggacaattaCTTTTACCATTACTTTTTCATTGTAGAGCAAAATCAATGAATagtttcaaggacaaatttacgcgaacaaagaaccaatcacatgcgagcattcgtAGCATTCCTaggacatgaatagacaccaaccattcccggTGATATTGGTGCTAATTACGGGTGTCACTTCaaggtgaaatatatttcactatcacttttttgagacctattcccgattccacctcaagtgaggtgacaaaaatcacctccgtgaagtgagattgacagtgaagtgaaaaagaGAATAGGGCAAGTGAAATGAGCGAGATTCCCAGCTCAAACATTTCTAAGTTCcggaaagtcgattgagctgaaattttgtatgaggacattttacgacaaaaggaaacttttgagccctaccgctaaacgaaattcgaaggtaaattttttccttacgttccattggccgcagctcaaaaattttgtaagtcccagagagtcgtttttttttttcaaggaaaaaaaataagccttgttactggaaaataaatcccatatATATTGTCACTGGattacaaatcaatcgatttttaaacttccctatcttcgtgaaatcatttcaccgttcaaaatggtcgtgaaataattacACGCGAAACGTCGCATTTTCCGTTTCTacttcactcatatgacactcataataaccctgATTCTGCGttagatgtcactttgcgacgtttttctcacttacgtgagtcctgtaataggattttgttcacttcactctgatttcaccgtgaagtgactcccgtaataagcaccattctctgtatcaatatctaAAACAAAATTAACATAGTCTCCCcgcccaataggtcaatttaggTTTGCTtacatgaacctagactaatttgatgtctcgaaggtaaaggtttttagaaaagtttgaaacaaccctttttcatgaacaatttctaaacctgctgttagagcgtaatagaaactgatgtcttggaagaaaacatgctggtaagaGCAACAGTACTGTAGCGTACATGTGGAGCAGAGCTCCGCTAGTTTcccgtcgtctatcattgcagcgggaacgacttctattcgcgtgcaatcaaaactgcaaagCTGCTActaatggtgattgaaagtttatctcatgaatatgattaccataaaaaccataaattactcaacagaaattgaacatttttgcaacggttataagttttttatatttatttttatcttcgatatatactaaataatcgtgactgaTATAATATCGAGcgagtaagttcctaaaaatatTAATTCATAGAAGAATAAGGGCCAGCGGGtgcttatgaattttttgtccTTTTATTAaaatctattcagaatctttttttttacatttcaacattcccttactaacacgcagataatcctgagtaagaatccccaggatacctttaactcggtgacgaAATCGTGAaaagaatcgcaaacacgatccggaggatttccactcaggattcttattcaagaatcctagagccatatacagggcattcctgaggattcttttttcaggaatctttttcaaggacgctcacgaatccaatgtgaggaatcctggagaatctatgcgaatcgtatgtgttcgtccgggttgttagatattttattatttttaactttacaaataaaataatatacttacaatagctgtcttcgtaatacagtaaATGTAAGTGTTAGCAAATGAAACAGACTTGTgaagcaaaacaaaacaaaaatgaatctttttaaactttaactttgtggtaattgttgaatgttgtttgcacaaaaaaaacactacaggcacaacatcaccaagtgtaaataaagttctttcgagtgcaattaaatatatttctaaaacaaTGATGGAGATgctgagaattaaaatacgtaaTTCAATGAACAAACTAATTTATTGTGTTTGTAATTACAgttattacagtgtttagtctcaCGCCACTATTTcctacaaccctagggctgtataccctGTAGTATTTTCGGAACTCAGCATGAGAGAAGGGTCAAGGCCAATCATGACGAATCGtatgacaaagcggactctgtaaccttgaggctacAAGCTCCCCTTCGTATTTTAGAACAAGTCAATTAGAGTGATGAACTAACGAGAGTTCAAGACTTTTTCCTTGGAATACAGAAACAAATAATAATCTATAATTtttagtaggaggttgtatccaaaacacgaccgcataactgatgTAGAACACTTGCAAACTTCccgacaaacaattttgttgatttatagcTTGTGAAGCTGCTAACAAAcggatttcggctgaactacagcttaataagctgtTTAATAAcacaattgtttgttgggttgaTTTCACAAATGCTTTGTTGAGAGTGTTTCATCATTAAGCCATAAAGGCTACTATAATTTGTTCAAATTAAGTAACACTTGCAGTGCTGCAAATTTTCGACATTGCAAACGAAAGTGATAAAAACCGCATTTTCACTGTTTCAAAATGAAACGACCTGCAGCGTCAGCGACGTCAATTTTAAATGGaggtccggtcattggaagaaGTGAGATGTCtgatttattaccaaaattatttgatttgagcaagttcattgcatgaagtcgatgaactatataagcatctacattctcaaccgcataaacatcgctaaagcaacacagcgtgttcgaaatcacagaaatgctgctatcatctgattggagctgaaagtcTCTTTCATTCTAAGCTTGTTCgttgaaagttgaaatttaAAGATTTCACTTTCAACTGGAAATCCTTTCATGACAGCGAAGGTTTGAAGCACTGAACTCTTCATTAAATAGCTCACAAATCAATATGTGCAACTCGATACTGTTGAGCACGCAACTGATGCAAGTTTCTCAACATCCTGATTTGCGGACAAACATAAACATCATGTTTGCAATCAATAAAAATCAAGTTTATTGTATTTGCATCCAATCACGTTCGCACGAGAGGTTGATAAATTCATCGCAGACTGCAAATTCATTATTAAG encodes:
- the LOC129722364 gene encoding UDP-glycosyltransferase UGT5-like → MLLRRVLGIFLLVTSGGECAKILGVIPTGGKSHHFVGASYMKLLAKAGHDVTVIAAFPEKNAPKNYRNIELTGVVEAMFEQMGNPFDFKDVSPLLNTVLIYTTFGKFSSEYTLNHPNVQRLMNSGETFDIVIVETFLTEAIYGLAQHFNASLITYSPFGSSLWTAELTGSPTPTSHIPNSWLYYDDKMTFYERLWNVVLNWWDNLLYRGVHLPSQNAIYRKAFPNAQITFEQQMRSVSLVLLNDHFSLGSIRPYSPNMIEVGGVQIEDVKPLPKDIGKFLDEATDGAIYFSMGSYLKSTDLPRAKRDAFIRAFSQLKQRVLWKFEDDTIPQKPDNLLIKPWLPQNDILAHPNMKLFITHGGLLGTTEALFHGKPTVGIPIFGDQMMNVRRATRLGYGTLLDLNDVTEQSVLAVIDEVLNNTRYSETVRLISQRYHDKPMTAKQTALYWIEYVIRHRGASHLRSPAVELAVVEYNQLDVLSVLVLIMGVIVFVSFWVLRFACRKLRAPSIISNKKID
- the LOC129722363 gene encoding UDP-glycosyltransferase UGT5-like — encoded protein: MVTHKVVVLFFTVYFVASSESARILGVLPTGGKSHDIVGTAIMKPLAEAGHDVTVITAYPSKNKPDNYREIELTGLLEAHSEDGHNIFDMQGGIFSALMVLLVLYEMFPSLMFEEVMNHPNVVNLRNSDEKFDIVIVETFVSESFYGLAQHFDAQLVTFSSFGNTIWTNDLVATPAPYSHVAHFMLEFTDHMTFWQRFVNTAFSMFDYVYYELIYLRKQKYYYNQAFPNAKITFEQQRNNVSLVFLNQHFTLGNARPYPPNMVEIGGIQIEQPNPLPEDLQKYLDGAPDGVIYFCMGSNIASQDLPDEKREAFLRAFSKLKQKVLWKFENETIPNRPANLMIKAWMPQNDILAHPNVKLFITHGGNLGVTESLYHGKPLVGIPIFGDQLMNIARAVRAGYGVLLDFNEITEATVTRAITEVLTNPTYSKKARSTSERFRDKPMTTQQTVVHWVEYLVKHGASHFCSPAMDLSLLQYHLVDVYAMMLVLLGSMLVVCGLATRAVCRKIFRRKAAATDKRKKQA